The Microtus pennsylvanicus isolate mMicPen1 chromosome 19, mMicPen1.hap1, whole genome shotgun sequence genome includes a region encoding these proteins:
- the Smkr1 gene encoding small lysine-rich protein 1, producing the protein MALASAFHDPEMRGGRAQALAAGSLGAAPPCAWSRVNRALRASSSVAGCLLSSPSSPESICASAHREGAQLRPRPEQAATRRLELSSASSCSSGKGKKGKGRAKSSGKKQKQKPKKPEVDILSPAAMLNLYYIAHNVADCLYLRGYPWPGSAKGRKGKSKI; encoded by the exons ATGGCACTGGCTTCTGCCTTCCACGATCCCGAAA TGCGTGGTGGGCGAGCCCAGGCGCTGGCAGCCGGCTCTCTGGGTGCGGCGCCGCCCTGCGCCTGGAGTCGGGTGAACCGCGCCTTGCGTGCCAGCAGCTCGGTGGCTGGCTGCTTGCTAAGCTCGCCCAGCTCCCCTGAAAGCATCTGCGCCTCCGCACACCGCGAGGGCGCCCAGCTGCGGCCACGGCCGGAGCAGGCGGCAACACGCCG ACTAGAactgtcttctgcttcctcttgttCG TCAggtaaagggaagaaagggaaaggccgGGCTAAGAGTTCcgggaagaagcagaagcagaagccgAAGAAGCCGGAAGTGGACATCCTCAGCCCTGCCGCCATGCTGAACCTCTACTATATCGCCCACAATGTCGCCGACTGCCTGTACCTTCGGGGCTACCCTTGGCCAGGCTCTGccaaagggaggaaggggaagagcaaGATTTAA